In Maridesulfovibrio sp., the genomic stretch AGGCCCTCTGCGCCCTGCGGACCCTGATCCATCTCTGCCTGCTGGGCGAGGAAGGTTTGCGCCGTACTGCGGTACTTTCCGTTGAACGCGCCCACTACGCGGCTGAACGTCTCACTGCCATCGACGGCGTGGAAATGTTCACCAAAGGGCCCTACGGTAATGAATTCGCTATTTCCCTTCCGGTAAACGCCTTTGAGGTAATCGACACACTTACCGAACGCGGCATTATCCCCGGCTTCCCCGTGGGACGTTACTACGAAGGATTTGAAAATGTACTGCTGGTGGCTTGCACCGAAAAGACCACTGAAGAACAGATCGGCATCTTCGCCGAAATTCTGCGGGGGGCAATCTAATGAAAACAGTATTTGAAAAATCCGTTCCGGGTCGTGAAGGCTGCTGGCCTGATGAGCCGAAGGCAAAAATCGAGGACCTCATTCCTGCCGAATTACTGCGTGAAAAATCCGGCATGCCATCCCTTTCTGAACTGGACGTGGTTCGCCACTTTACCCAGCTTTCCCAGAAAAACTTCGGTGTGGATTCCAACTTCTATCCGCTTGGTTCCTGCACCATGAAATACAACCCCAAGTTTACCGAACAGGTGGCTGCAATGCCCGGATTCGCTAAACTGCACCCGGTCATTTCCCAGCTCAAGGGAGCAGGACGCCATTGCCAGGGTGCACTTGAGGTTATTCACGAAACCGAATCCCTGCTCAGCGAACTGACCGGCATGGCAGCTTTCACACTGCATCCCATGGCCGGTGCCCACGGCGAGCTGACCGGGGTTATGCTCATGGCCGCCTACCATCGCGACAAGGGCAATAATAAAACCAAAGTCATCTGCCCCGACTCCGCTCACGGAACAAACCCGGCATCCGCAGCTGTTGCCGGATACAATGTTGTTTCCGTTGAATCCAAAGACGGTATCATCACCCCTGAAGCCCTTGCGGAAGTGCTGGATGATGAAGTCGCGGGTGTAATGATGACCTGCCCCAACACCCTCGGACTTTTTGAGACCCATCTACCTGAACTGGTCAAGATGATTCACGAAAAAGACGCCCTGCTCTACTATGACGGCGCAAACATGAACGCCATCATGGGCAAGCTGCGTGTTGGCGATGCCGGGTTCGACATTGTGCACCTCAACCTACATAAAACCCTCGCCACCCCGCATGGTGGCGGCGGTCCCGGTTCCGGTCCGGTCGGAGTAAGCGAAAAACTCATACCTTTCCTGCCCATTTCCCGCGTCAAAAAGCTGGAAGACGGACAGTACTACCTCTCTTACGACGAACCTAAATCCATCGGTTACGTTGCCCCGTTCTACGGAAACTTCGGTGTTTACCTTAAGGCATACGCATACATGCTCCGCCTCGGTCGCGAAGGTCTGACCCGCGCAACTGAAGGTGCGGTCCTCAGCGCAAACTACATGCGCAAGCGTCTCGAAAAATATTACGAGATTCCTTATAACCGCATCTGCATGCACGAGTTTGTTGCTTCCGCAGTGGAACAGGCCAAGAACGGTGTCCGCGCCCTCGACGTTGCAAAAGCACTGCTCGACAAAGGGCACCACGCTCCGACCATCTACTTCCCGCTCATCGTGAAGGAATGCCTGATGATCGAACCGACCGAAACCGAGAACAAGGAAACACTCGACCGTTTCATAGATGATCTCATTGAGATTGCTGAAATAGCGGAGAAGAACCCTGAACAGTTGCAGGCAGCGCCCATCACTACCTCTGTTAAGAGACTGGACGAGACCAAGGCTGCACGTTCCATGGTGATCACTGATGACTGCAAATAATTTGCCGACAGATACACGCTCCTACGACCTCGTGGTCGTAGGAGCCGGTCCGGGTGGATTTGACGCGGCTCTCGAAGCTGCGGAAGAAGGCATCAAGGTCGCGCTGGTTGAAAAAGACCTTCTCGGTGGAACTTGCCTCAATGTGGGCTGCATTCCCACCAAAATGTACCTCGGTGCAACATCACCGGTGGAAGAACTTGCCGCGCAGTCCAAGGCACGAGTCGCCAAAGGTGAAATCAGTATTGATTTCGATGCACTGTGCACCAAGAAGGACCGTTTCATCGCCGCCACCCGCAAGGCTATGTCCCAAAAGGCAAAAAATCTTGGTATAGACATTTACCCTGCGGTTGCCAGGATTATCGGGCCGGGTAAAGTTGAAGTTTCCCACCCTGAGGAAAAGGCTGTACTTGAGTATAAAAACCTGATCCTCGCTACAGGTTCCCACCCGACAGTCTTCCCCGGTCTGGAACCTGATAATGAAACAGTTCTGGATAACACCGGATTCCTGTCCCTGACTGAAATACCCACTTCGCTTTTAGTTATCGGCGCAGGTTTCATCGGTCTTGAAATGGCTCAGATTGCCCACCGCACCGGATGTAAAATCACAGTGGTGGACGCTCTCGACCGCATTGCCGTTTACGAAGACCCCGAAGTTTCCAAAGCTTTGCAGTCTGTTTTCAAACGGCATAAATGGGAATTCAATCTCGGCGTGAAGGTTAAATCCGTTACTGCTGAGAACGGTCAGGCTGTACTGCGCACCGAAGACGGTGAAGAATTCACTGCTGAAAAAGCTCTCATCGCCATCGGACGCCGGCCCAATTCCGCTGATCTGGGAATCGAAGCCCTCGGACTGGAGACTGAAGGTCCCGGTTTCATCAAGGTTAACGAAAATCTTGAAGCCGCACCAAACGTCTACGCCATCGGTGACCTGAACGGCAAAATCCTGCTCGCACACGCCGCCAGCCATCAGGCCGGTTACGTAGTGCGCCGCCTCGCCGGAAAAACCGAATCCCCTTATGAGCACGGTCCCATCCCGTCCATTCTCTACGGTTCACCGGAAACCATGCGCGTAGGACTCATGCCCGCTGATCTTGAAGGTAAAGGCGAAGTTAAAACTTCCTCTTTCCCGCTGGTAGCCAATCCCATCGCACAGGCCTACGCATCCACTCAAGGATTTGTAAAAGTGGTCTGGCTCGACGGACGCGTTGCCGGAATCACCGCTGTGGGACACCACGTAGCCGGGTTCACCACCGCAGCTGCCATGATCGTACAGGAAGGCTGGACCAAGGACGATATCCACAAAGTAGTCTTCCCCCATCCCTCGCTGGACGAAGCCCTTTTAGGTGCGCTGAAAGCAGAACAGAAATAAAATTAACTTTAAAATTTAGGCCGTAATATTTTACTATATTACGGCCTTTTTCCATCCTAAAATATATCGTAATTCAGCTATTCTACTCTGACCATACGGCATATTCATTCCCGTTAGGATCGGCAAAATGGAATCTGCGGCCTCCGGGAAATGAAAAAATCGGTTTTGTAATTGTTCCGCCAGCAGCTATGATTTTCAGCTGGGTTGCCTCCAATTCCTCGCTATACAAAACAACGAGCACACTACCTTTGTCAGTAGTTGAGGTCAGGTCGGATTTATAAAATCCTCCATCCATACCGCCATCCACAATCGCTATGTATTCAGGACCATAATCAACAAATGACCAGCCAAAAGTATCACCGAAAAATTTCTTGGTTATTTCTAAATTCTTGGAAGGAAACTCAACATAATTAATTTTTTCATGCTTGTTCATTTGTAGCTGTTCTCCATTTTTTTACTAATAACCAACACACAAAACAAACGTCACTGCCCAACAAATTTTTCTATTTCATCAATTCTGTCCAGATAATCCTGAGTATAAAGCGGCCCGTTAGCACTGAACGCGGCTGCATTAACTCGATGAACCTGACACCAGTGCGCAAGAACAGGATTAGGCCAGATACGGCTGTATGTTTTAATCATATGCAGGGTATTGTGGCAGACCGGGGTGAATTCTGCTGTGCGGGCCAGAAGCTCAGTGTAATCTTTGCCAAGATCAAGAAAGAAAGATCCGACAGCACGTGCACAAAGATAATTTGATCCGGAGGCCAGCATCCGTAAAAGCTGGTCCTCGGGAAACTTCTCCGGCTCCCAGGGACGCAGCCATTCCTCAGGAACATTTTCTTCTACTGAATATTCTATCTGCCCTTCTTTTAAAAAACGGTCTATTTTGCGGGCCAGCACAGGCCACATCGAACCGATATGCTCAACATCGCGACTGGCATGCAGCCCGGTGATGGAATCGTTTTCTTCAGTGAGCTCGAATTTAAGAAACGGGCAATGCGCTTCAATCTTCTGCTCCGCACCTTTTCCATTCCATATCCCGGCAAAGATACGGTCCAATTCAATTACAGTAAGATTCTCCAGTTCACTTTCCCAGCTCTTGAGCAGGCTGCCAGCTGTTTGCCACAGCCTGTCCCAGCCTTCTAGATAGGAATAAGGATCGGGACCGAATGCGGGATAGTGCGACAGGCGGGACACCACGATAATAGGAACTTCAGGAAAATTCTGCCGCAAATTACCGAGCATTTCCCGGTAGCGTTTCAGGTATCCCTCCGGCTTAGCCTGCACAATGCCGCAATTAGCTTTCATCCATTGTTCAAATTCCGGATACTCTTTCCATGATTCAGCATTAACGAAAAAGATATATTTATCTGCAACATGCACAAAAAGCGGACTGTTTTCATGAAACAGATTCAAAACAATAAGCTCAGGCCTGACGTCTTCAGGACCGATCATCTGGAATTGGTGGAGCAATTTTCGATCATGATAATATTTACTCAGATCAAACTTTCGGTCCATGGCTGCCAGCTCCTCAGGAATAACTCCCGGTGAACTGTTATATGTAAAAGGAGATGCAAGCACCCGGTAGGTACAGGGATATCCTGACCTCCGTAACGCCCTGCCAAGGAAATCCATTTGACAATTTCCCAAGAAATAAAGCATTCTAAATCCTTGATAGTTGCTGTTTTTTAGTATGCAAGATTTCACTCTATTGCCGACATACAGTCAAGCCCCGAACAATGAAAGAAATACAGGTTGAGACTTTTGTACTGGGTCCACTTGAGACTAATTCCTACCTGCTCAGCTCTGGCTCTGATGCGGTGGTTATAGACTGCGGAATTGACCCTGACCCCATGATGCAGGCCATCCATGACCGCAAGCTGAATGTAAGCTCCATCTACCTGACCCATATGCATCTTGATCATGTTGGCGGGGTGGGTTTTCTGCAAAAAATGACCGGAGCAAAAGTATACGGCAGCCACAAGGATTTATACCTGAATGAAGTTCCTCTGAACGATGGAGGATGTCTTGAATTTCAAAAGGAGCTTGATTTCGAAGTAATTGATCTACAACAGGGTCGCCAGACTATTTTGGATAACCCGGTAATAATAATTGAGACCCCCGGCCATACTCCCGGAGGGCTGTCATACTTCTTCCCGGTACAGGGCTGCATATTTGTCGGCGATCTGCTGTTTATGATTTCAGTGGGGCGAACCGACCTGCCCGGCGGCAACAGCGCCGAACTGCTCAGTTCTATCAGTAATCGTATTTTCATCCTGCCCGGGGATACCAAAGTTTTTTCAGGGCATGGCCCCATGACCACTGTAAAACATGAAATACGCAATAATCCTCTGTTTGTTTAGATTGCTTCCTGTCATAAAAAAAGGAGAAACAGCTTAAGCCGTTTCTCCTTTTCTTTTGTTTTTTTAGGATGAAGCCTAATAGTTCAGCCCCAGCTTCTTTTTCAAGTAGCCGAAATCAATATGCTGTTCTACCAGATCGACGCCATGCTTGATCTTCGCGGATTCACGTAACTTGTGACGGGAAAGTATATCTTCCATTTTCTTAGCCACTGAGAAAGTATCATCCCGAACTATGATAATCGGGGTTTCCAAAACCTCGGACCGGGTCAGAATAATGTCGTTAGGATAAAGGTTACCGGTCAGCACAAGACAAGGGCATTCACCCTCAAGGGCTACCAGCTGGACATCAGAGCGGTCACCACCGACAATCACAGCGGAATTGCGGTGTCTGCGGAAGTGGGTCATGAAGTTTTCAACCTGCATAGTACCTATGAGAAAGCTTTCCACAGGCTGATCGGTACGGTTATGCGCAGTGATAATCTTTCCACCCAGACGGTCGGCAAGATCACCTACTTTGATGGTCCCCATGAGGGGGTCCTTGGGAATCACGCCGAGGACTTTTATTCCTTTGCGCTCAAGAAACGGTTTTATCAGCGTACTGATCTCATCCATAAAAGTCGGCGGAATATCATTAAGAACAACCCCGACCAGATTATCACCCAGTGATTCTTTCAGCACCACCAGATAGTCGTAGTTAAGCTCCTTCTGGAAACGGTCGATAACCACACACTTAATGCCCAGTTTCTTGACCAGATGGATACCGTCCACCCCGCAATATTTGCCGGAATACATGGAACCGGACCCGGCAACAAGAGTCAAATCCTTGCCGGAACTTATCTTTTCATAACTGTCGACAATGGGCTGCACATGGTCCTCAACCTTGCCGTTGAAAGCCTGCACTTTGAAATCGTGGGTAACAACTACCGGGGTAACAACATTCGGCGGATTAGAGACACCAAGCACTTCCTGAATAAAAAAGGCATCCTCATCACCGAGTCTGCCATCAACTTCAGCTGGAATAGCCCCGACGGGTTTCATATAACCGATGCTTACACCATGCTTCTGAAAATGAAGCCCCAACCCCATGACAATCATGTTCTTACCGGAATAACCGCTTGTAGAACCAATATATAAACCGGACATAAAGTCCTCCTTGTAATCAAAACAAAATCAAGAAATATCCTTAAGCAGACCAGAGAAGAACTTCACAATAACCTTCTCTGGCCCCCGAATGGTTGCCGGAGGCATTCTTAACTAACAGTCATACGCATATTTGCTACAACTGCACCGTGCGGACCAGCGATAACAGGGTTGAATTCGGCTTCCTGAATTTCCGGCAGATCCGAGGCCATTTGTGAAACCATGAGCAGCACATCTTCCAATGCTCCCAGATCTACAGCAGCTCCGCAGCGCACTCCACGCAGAATGGGATAAGCTTTAATTTCGCGGATCATTTCCTGGGCATCATTGAGAGCCAGCGGTGCGAGCCGTGATGATACATCACCAAGCAGGTCTACGTGAAGCCCTGCAAGGGAAAAATTTATAAGCGGACCGAACTGGGGGTCACGTTTGAAACTGACCACAATTTCGTGGGAATCCTTCGGCCCCATAGCCTGCACCAGACACCCGGTAATGTAGGCATCCTTGCACCTTCTGGCCGCGCGGGTGGTTATTTCCAGAAAAGCCTTGCGCAAAGCCTGCGGGGTCTCAATGTCAGTGACAATCAACCCGAGCTCCTGCTTGCGGGAAATCTGTGGAGAAGCAACCTTGAGTACTACCGGGTACCCTATTCTCTTAGCAGCTTTTGCGGCCTGATTGGAAGTACGGGCCAGCACGGTTTCCGGAACCGGAAGCTCGTACGCGGAAGCGAGTTGCTGGGCATCCAGCTCCACAAGCTCAGTAAGTCCGGTCTTGCGGCAATTTTCAACTATGGACTTGGCCTTGGAGTAATCGCGCCTGAAACACACATCAATGGGCCAATCTTTTTTCTGCCAGCGATAACAACGGGTCATGGCATCAAGGGAACGCACCGCTGCTTCCGGAAATTCATAGCAGGGAATCCCGGCTGCACGGAGCTTCCTACGTGCTTTCCTAGTCGAATGGTCGCCCATGAAACAAGTCAGAATAGGTTTATCACACTCTTTCGCCAGCTCAATAATATCGTTGGCTACTTTTTCCACATCTTCCAGAATGTTCGCCGCCGGAGTCAGGATAACCAAAATGGAATGGAAAACATCATCCTGCGCAACGGCCCGCAAAACTTTGTGATATGTATCCGCCTTGGCGTCGCCCAGCATGTCGATGGGATTATAAAGTGAGGCATAAGGCGGCAGCACTTCCTTCATCTTTTCGAGCGTTGGGGACGAAGGGCGGGAAATATTCAGGGAACCTTTCTCACACATGTCGGTAGCGAGGATTCCGGGACCGCCGGAGTTGGTAACAATCGCAACATTAGAGCCAGCGGGCAGTGGCTGGCAGGAAAAAGCATGGGCGAGATTGAACATATCCTCAATATCAACAGCCTGCAGAACTCCGGTCTGCCGGAAAGCGGCGTTGTACGCAGCAGTGGCACCGGTCAAAGCTCCGGCATGGGCGGATGCGGCGCGGGCACCGGCAGGTGTTTCTCCGGCACGCAAGAGGATTAGGGGTTTCTTAAAAGTGGTATCGTAAGCAGTGCGCAGAAAATCCTGCCCGTCTTTTAGGGTCTCGCAATAGCCGACAATTACTTTTGTATCCTCGTCATTGGCGAGGTAGCTGAACATTGTCGCTTCACCCAGAACAGCCTTATTGCCAAGACTGATAAATTTGGAAAAACCGACACCTTCACTATTAGCCCAGTCAAGCGCAGTGCTGCACATGGCTCCGGACTGCGAAAGAAAAGCAATATTTCCTTTGAGGGTGATATCAGGATTAAGACTGGCATTCATAGGCAGAGCTAAATTCATCAGTCCCATGCAATTGGGGCCGAGGATAATCATATCATGATTCTTGGCAGCTCTTGCCAATTCACGTTCCAGACGGTAACCTTCGCGTCCGGTCTCACCATAGCCGCCACTGGTGACAACAGCAGCCCGGACCGGGATATTAGACAATTCGTCCACAGCTTTTACAGCTTCCGCAGGCGGCAGACATATCATTGCCAGATCGGTACCACGGGGCAACCCGGATATGGACGAAAACGCTTTTAAACCATGAACTTCGAGCCCTTCTCCATTGACGGGGAATATTTTTCCCTTATATCCAGAGGCAAGAAGATTTACAGTAATTAAGCTGGCTTCATCCTGAGGGTCGGCAGTAATTCCGATTACGGCAATTGATTCAGGCTCAAATAAGGCCTTTAAACATGAATATGAATACATTCGATAATATAAATTCAAGCAGGTTTGTATGGTAGAAAATTTTTCACGCCTCCAGCAAGGTATCCACTATCGATTTTCTCAAGTCAAGCATTTAGCCACTGCTCTTACCCACAGTTCATGGGCA encodes the following:
- the gcvPB gene encoding aminomethyl-transferring glycine dehydrogenase subunit GcvPB, translating into MKTVFEKSVPGREGCWPDEPKAKIEDLIPAELLREKSGMPSLSELDVVRHFTQLSQKNFGVDSNFYPLGSCTMKYNPKFTEQVAAMPGFAKLHPVISQLKGAGRHCQGALEVIHETESLLSELTGMAAFTLHPMAGAHGELTGVMLMAAYHRDKGNNKTKVICPDSAHGTNPASAAVAGYNVVSVESKDGIITPEALAEVLDDEVAGVMMTCPNTLGLFETHLPELVKMIHEKDALLYYDGANMNAIMGKLRVGDAGFDIVHLNLHKTLATPHGGGGPGSGPVGVSEKLIPFLPISRVKKLEDGQYYLSYDEPKSIGYVAPFYGNFGVYLKAYAYMLRLGREGLTRATEGAVLSANYMRKRLEKYYEIPYNRICMHEFVASAVEQAKNGVRALDVAKALLDKGHHAPTIYFPLIVKECLMIEPTETENKETLDRFIDDLIEIAEIAEKNPEQLQAAPITTSVKRLDETKAARSMVITDDCK
- a CDS encoding FAD-dependent oxidoreductase, producing the protein MTANNLPTDTRSYDLVVVGAGPGGFDAALEAAEEGIKVALVEKDLLGGTCLNVGCIPTKMYLGATSPVEELAAQSKARVAKGEISIDFDALCTKKDRFIAATRKAMSQKAKNLGIDIYPAVARIIGPGKVEVSHPEEKAVLEYKNLILATGSHPTVFPGLEPDNETVLDNTGFLSLTEIPTSLLVIGAGFIGLEMAQIAHRTGCKITVVDALDRIAVYEDPEVSKALQSVFKRHKWEFNLGVKVKSVTAENGQAVLRTEDGEEFTAEKALIAIGRRPNSADLGIEALGLETEGPGFIKVNENLEAAPNVYAIGDLNGKILLAHAASHQAGYVVRRLAGKTESPYEHGPIPSILYGSPETMRVGLMPADLEGKGEVKTSSFPLVANPIAQAYASTQGFVKVVWLDGRVAGITAVGHHVAGFTTAAAMIVQEGWTKDDIHKVVFPHPSLDEALLGALKAEQK
- a CDS encoding VOC family protein: MNKHEKINYVEFPSKNLEITKKFFGDTFGWSFVDYGPEYIAIVDGGMDGGFYKSDLTSTTDKGSVLVVLYSEELEATQLKIIAAGGTITKPIFSFPGGRRFHFADPNGNEYAVWSE
- a CDS encoding SGNH/GDSL hydrolase family protein, whose protein sequence is MDFLGRALRRSGYPCTYRVLASPFTYNSSPGVIPEELAAMDRKFDLSKYYHDRKLLHQFQMIGPEDVRPELIVLNLFHENSPLFVHVADKYIFFVNAESWKEYPEFEQWMKANCGIVQAKPEGYLKRYREMLGNLRQNFPEVPIIVVSRLSHYPAFGPDPYSYLEGWDRLWQTAGSLLKSWESELENLTVIELDRIFAGIWNGKGAEQKIEAHCPFLKFELTEENDSITGLHASRDVEHIGSMWPVLARKIDRFLKEGQIEYSVEENVPEEWLRPWEPEKFPEDQLLRMLASGSNYLCARAVGSFFLDLGKDYTELLARTAEFTPVCHNTLHMIKTYSRIWPNPVLAHWCQVHRVNAAAFSANGPLYTQDYLDRIDEIEKFVGQ
- a CDS encoding MBL fold metallo-hydrolase, whose amino-acid sequence is MKEIQVETFVLGPLETNSYLLSSGSDAVVIDCGIDPDPMMQAIHDRKLNVSSIYLTHMHLDHVGGVGFLQKMTGAKVYGSHKDLYLNEVPLNDGGCLEFQKELDFEVIDLQQGRQTILDNPVIIIETPGHTPGGLSYFFPVQGCIFVGDLLFMISVGRTDLPGGNSAELLSSISNRIFILPGDTKVFSGHGPMTTVKHEIRNNPLFV
- a CDS encoding phosphotransacetylase family protein, whose amino-acid sequence is MSGLYIGSTSGYSGKNMIVMGLGLHFQKHGVSIGYMKPVGAIPAEVDGRLGDEDAFFIQEVLGVSNPPNVVTPVVVTHDFKVQAFNGKVEDHVQPIVDSYEKISSGKDLTLVAGSGSMYSGKYCGVDGIHLVKKLGIKCVVIDRFQKELNYDYLVVLKESLGDNLVGVVLNDIPPTFMDEISTLIKPFLERKGIKVLGVIPKDPLMGTIKVGDLADRLGGKIITAHNRTDQPVESFLIGTMQVENFMTHFRRHRNSAVIVGGDRSDVQLVALEGECPCLVLTGNLYPNDIILTRSEVLETPIIIVRDDTFSVAKKMEDILSRHKLRESAKIKHGVDLVEQHIDFGYLKKKLGLNY
- a CDS encoding acetate--CoA ligase family protein, with the protein product MYSYSCLKALFEPESIAVIGITADPQDEASLITVNLLASGYKGKIFPVNGEGLEVHGLKAFSSISGLPRGTDLAMICLPPAEAVKAVDELSNIPVRAAVVTSGGYGETGREGYRLERELARAAKNHDMIILGPNCMGLMNLALPMNASLNPDITLKGNIAFLSQSGAMCSTALDWANSEGVGFSKFISLGNKAVLGEATMFSYLANDEDTKVIVGYCETLKDGQDFLRTAYDTTFKKPLILLRAGETPAGARAASAHAGALTGATAAYNAAFRQTGVLQAVDIEDMFNLAHAFSCQPLPAGSNVAIVTNSGGPGILATDMCEKGSLNISRPSSPTLEKMKEVLPPYASLYNPIDMLGDAKADTYHKVLRAVAQDDVFHSILVILTPAANILEDVEKVANDIIELAKECDKPILTCFMGDHSTRKARRKLRAAGIPCYEFPEAAVRSLDAMTRCYRWQKKDWPIDVCFRRDYSKAKSIVENCRKTGLTELVELDAQQLASAYELPVPETVLARTSNQAAKAAKRIGYPVVLKVASPQISRKQELGLIVTDIETPQALRKAFLEITTRAARRCKDAYITGCLVQAMGPKDSHEIVVSFKRDPQFGPLINFSLAGLHVDLLGDVSSRLAPLALNDAQEMIREIKAYPILRGVRCGAAVDLGALEDVLLMVSQMASDLPEIQEAEFNPVIAGPHGAVVANMRMTVS